Proteins encoded in a region of the Zea mays cultivar B73 chromosome 2, Zm-B73-REFERENCE-NAM-5.0, whole genome shotgun sequence genome:
- the LOC103648793 gene encoding tubulin beta-3 chain-like, producing MSEVTCCLRFAGQLNSDLRKLAVNLIPFPRLHFFMVGFAPLTSRGSQQYRALKVPELTQQMWDAKNMMCAADPRHGRYVTASAMFRGKMSIKEVDEQMINMQNKNSSYSVEWIPNNVKSSVCDIPPRGLSMASTFVLRSSHGAAQ from the coding sequence ATGAGTGAAGTCACCTGCTGCCTAAGGTTCGCTGGTCAGCTGAACTCTGACCTCAGGAAGCTGGCAGTGAACCTAATCCCCTTCCCCCGCCTCCACTTCTTCATGGTTGGCTTCGCGCCGCTGACGTCCCGTGGCTCCCAGCAGTACCGAGCACTCAAAGTCCCCGAGCTCACACAGCAGATGTGGGACGCCAAGAACATGATGTGCGCCGCTGACCCTCGCCACGGGCGTTACGTCACCGCCTCGGCCATGTTCCGCGGGAAGATGAGCATCAAGGAGGTCGACGAGCAGATGATCAACATGCAGAACAAGAACTCGTCCTACTCCGTGGAGTGGATCCCCAACAACGTGAAGTCCAGCGTGTGTGACATCCCGCCGAGGGGCCTGTCCATGGCGTCCACCTTCGTGCTGCGCAGTTCCCATGGTGCTGCGCAGTGA